The proteins below come from a single Chrysoperla carnea chromosome 1, inChrCarn1.1, whole genome shotgun sequence genomic window:
- the LOC123306059 gene encoding serpin B6-like: MISKIFILVFLINNLIIINANQQKVISPDDFGRLQKQMNSVNPSNNSALNVQEHLFNPNSPYAKALEAIFGIGVRLQLLLEKTEANKKNFLVSPLSMAVTVGELMLGARGDLRNYLAELLIIDGANSITDKTAIGEKREDIPLLNIHQQLGTLLRDLQQHGDLENTYILETASALFLQPELHLNKLFEDSIRSIYDTSIIPVNFSTDPLGSFKFINNWATKSTRGKINQILPAPLPVTSSAVLANAIYFKADWETPFSDELSAEGIFHTAQNESVKVTYLRGQFDISYVESKELNCSMIVLPYKNKKMSMYLILPKKGTKYEFDLKSFTTSLRSKDIIDLIKLTQLRSVRVILPKINLSSTISLLDPLKKYQEYKNELQKMPKLLSKYSSKPLTNKYDILDEKIDTYKDIEKEISLDSRVDITVGTQKDPIDLSGASLDARFKLTDIVQQMSLAINEKGTEAAAITASTISLSGGIKNFEANRPFMFFIRHEMTEAILFWGTIVNAAH; this comes from the coding sequence atgatttcgaaaatatttattttagtttttttaataaacaatttaataattataaatgcaaaTCAACAAAAAGTGATTAGTCCAGATGATTTTGGACGCcttcaaaaacaaatgaattctGTAAATCCATCAAATAATTCTGCTCTTAATGTACAGGAACATTTGTTTAATCCAAATAGTCCATATGCAAAAGCTCTTGAAGCTATATTTGGAATTGGAGTTCGTTTACAATTGCTACTGGAAAAAACCGAAGCtaacaagaaaaatttcttagtaTCCCCATTAAGTATGGCAGTAACCGTTGGTGAACTAATGTTAGGAGCTCGTGGTGATTTACGAAACTATTTAgctgaattattaataattgacgGCGCAAATTCAATTACTGATAAAACTGCTATTGGTGAAAAAAGGGAAGACATCCCCTTACTCAATATTCATCAACAACTTGGAACGCTCCTTCGAGATCTTCAACAACATGGTGATTTAgaaaacacatatattttaGAGACAGCTAGTGCGTTATTTTTGCAACCTgagttacatttaaataaattattcgagGACAGTATTCGAAGTATTTACGATACATCGATAATACCAGTTAATTTTAGCACAGACCCACTTGGATCgtttaaattcataaacaatTGGGCAACAAAAAGCACACGaggtaaaattaatcaaatattaccAGCTCCACTACCTGTAACTTCCTCGGCTGTGTTAGCGAATGCAATATATTTCAAAGCAGATTGGGAAACTCCATTTAGTGATGAGCTATCTGCTGAAGGTATTTTTCATACAGCTCAAAATGAATCAGTGAAAGTAACATATCTTCGAGGGCAATTCGATATATCCTACGTCGAAAGTAAAGAATTAAATTGCTCGATGATTGTTTTaccatataaaaataagaaaatgtcaATGTATTTAATACTACCAAAGAAAGGTACGAAATATGAATTCgacttaaaaagttttacaacaAGTTTACGGTCCAAAGACATCATCGATTTAATTAAACTTACGCAATTACGAAGTGTTCGtgttattttaccaaaaattaatttatcaagtACAATTAGTTTATTGGATCcgctaaaaaaatatcaagaatataaaaatgaacttcaaaaaatgccaaaactACTTAGTAAATATTCTTCGAAACcgttaacaaataaatatgatattttggatgaaaaaatcgatacatataaagatatcgaaaaagaaATCAGTTTAGATTCGCGTGTGGATATTACTGTTGGTACCCAAAAAGATCCAATTGATCTAAGTGGTGCTTCATTGGATGCTCGATTTAAGTTAACTGATATTGTTCAACAAATGTCACTGGCCATAAACGAAAAAGGAACAGAAGCGGCTGCCATAACTGCTAGTACAATTTCATTATCGGgtggtattaaaaattttgaagcaAATCGACCATTTATGTTCTTTATTCGACATGAAATGACTGAAGCAATTCTATTTTGGGGTACAATTGTGAATGCTGCCCACTaa